From Xylanibacter oryzae DSM 17970, a single genomic window includes:
- the nadC gene encoding carboxylating nicotinate-nucleotide diphosphorylase, with the protein MLSVDELEDRLIDLAFAEDIGDGDHTTLCCIPEDAIGKSHLLIKEDGILAGVEVAKKVFDRFDNTMAVEVLIGDGAHVKKGDIAMIVSGKVRSLLQTERLMLNIMQRMSGIATMTNRYVERLEGTHTHVLDTRKTTPGMRMLEKQAVKIGGGVNHRIGLFDMILLKDNHVDFAGGISNAINRCHQYLKAKGLDLKIEIEVRNFDELKQVMDCGGVDRVMLDNFSVQNTKKAVDMIAGKFETESSGGITFDTIREYAECGVDFISVGALTHSVKGLDMSFKAC; encoded by the coding sequence ATGTTAAGCGTAGATGAATTAGAAGACCGCCTTATCGATTTGGCTTTTGCTGAAGATATCGGTGATGGCGATCATACCACATTGTGTTGTATACCTGAAGATGCAATTGGAAAATCGCATTTGTTGATAAAAGAAGACGGTATATTGGCAGGTGTTGAAGTAGCAAAAAAGGTTTTTGACAGATTTGACAATACTATGGCTGTCGAAGTTTTGATAGGTGATGGAGCGCATGTCAAAAAAGGTGATATAGCAATGATTGTATCTGGTAAGGTTCGCAGTCTGTTACAGACAGAACGCCTAATGCTTAATATTATGCAGAGAATGAGTGGCATTGCTACTATGACTAATAGATATGTTGAACGCCTTGAAGGTACACATACTCATGTATTAGATACTCGTAAGACAACGCCCGGTATGCGAATGCTTGAAAAGCAGGCTGTCAAGATAGGAGGTGGTGTTAACCATCGTATAGGTCTGTTTGATATGATTCTGCTAAAAGACAATCATGTAGATTTTGCAGGTGGAATAAGCAATGCCATCAATCGTTGTCATCAGTATCTTAAAGCCAAAGGTTTGGATCTGAAGATAGAAATAGAAGTGCGTAACTTTGATGAATTAAAACAAGTTATGGATTGCGGAGGCGTAGACCGTGTGATGCTTGATAATTTCTCTGTTCAAAACACCAAGAAGGCCGTAGATATGATCGCCGGTAAATTTGAAACAGAGTCGAGTGGTGGAATAACATTTGATACAATACGTGAATACGCTGAGTGTGGCGTTGATTTTATCTCTGTAGGAGCCCTTACTCATTCAGTAAAAGGACTGGATATGAGTTTTAAGGCTTGCTAA
- a CDS encoding glycoside hydrolase family 10 protein → MKKLISIIITVTFLSVYSVAQSIPKHEVRAVWLTTIGGLDWPHSYSQSSLSAAKQQKELCDILDKLKEANVNTVILQTRIRGTVIYPSEIEPWDGCLSGFPGRSPGYDPLKFAIDECHKRGMELHAWVVAIPVGKWNFLGCKKLRTRYPKIIRNIDDEGYMNPESEVTADYIAKICAEITRNYDIDGINLDYIRYPETWKIRLPLEEGRKNITRIVRRVHDEVKAIKPWVKMACSPIGKYDDLSRFWSHGWNARNTVCQEAQEWLKDGLMDELFPMMYFQGDQFFPFAIDWKEQSYGKIIVPGLGVYFLDRNQKDWSLDIISREMNVLRQNGMGHAYFRSKFFTDNTKDIFNFVSNEFDTYPSLVPPMTWESNKKPLAPTKLCISQSKDKEFISWDCGNDMSGISKYEKDDKTKPISLFYNLYASDSYPVDINDARNIIAARIPANEISIPLSKDCMHLNYAVTAIDRYGNESEQTNSEKAIEPESNTMMRNNGNILYLTNRQSILDAEFIIIQSLIGNIITTMPYNSDSINISKIPEGIYIVKSLNRKGYTHRLGTFIIKR, encoded by the coding sequence ATGAAAAAATTAATAAGTATAATTATAACCGTCACTTTTTTATCCGTATATTCTGTTGCACAGAGTATACCTAAACATGAAGTGCGTGCTGTTTGGCTTACCACTATAGGCGGATTAGATTGGCCGCATTCGTACTCACAGTCTAGTCTCTCTGCAGCAAAACAACAAAAAGAGCTCTGCGATATCCTTGATAAACTCAAAGAGGCTAATGTAAATACGGTTATACTACAGACACGTATTCGTGGAACTGTAATATACCCTTCTGAAATAGAACCTTGGGACGGTTGCCTCAGTGGTTTTCCGGGTCGTTCGCCTGGATATGACCCCTTAAAATTTGCGATTGACGAATGTCATAAACGCGGTATGGAATTGCACGCATGGGTGGTAGCCATACCTGTAGGGAAATGGAACTTTCTAGGTTGCAAGAAATTACGTACGCGCTATCCCAAAATCATCCGTAATATTGATGACGAAGGATATATGAATCCTGAAAGTGAAGTTACAGCTGATTACATAGCGAAGATTTGCGCTGAAATCACCCGCAACTACGATATTGACGGCATAAATCTTGACTATATAAGATATCCTGAAACATGGAAGATTCGTTTGCCTCTAGAAGAAGGAAGAAAGAACATTACTCGTATTGTACGCCGTGTACATGATGAAGTGAAAGCGATTAAGCCATGGGTTAAAATGGCATGTTCTCCAATTGGTAAATACGATGACCTTTCACGGTTCTGGAGTCATGGATGGAATGCAAGGAATACAGTTTGTCAAGAAGCCCAGGAATGGTTGAAAGATGGATTAATGGACGAGCTTTTCCCTATGATGTATTTTCAGGGTGATCAGTTTTTCCCTTTTGCCATAGATTGGAAAGAACAATCGTATGGAAAAATAATAGTTCCGGGACTTGGAGTATATTTTCTTGACCGCAATCAGAAAGACTGGTCATTAGACATAATCTCCAGAGAGATGAACGTACTACGCCAAAATGGTATGGGGCATGCATACTTCAGAAGCAAGTTTTTTACTGACAACACTAAAGATATATTTAACTTTGTCAGCAATGAATTTGACACATATCCATCATTAGTTCCACCTATGACATGGGAAAGTAATAAAAAGCCACTGGCACCAACAAAATTATGCATATCACAATCTAAGGATAAAGAATTTATATCATGGGATTGCGGGAATGATATGAGCGGAATATCAAAATATGAAAAAGACGATAAGACAAAACCAATTTCTCTATTTTATAATCTTTATGCCTCAGACTCATATCCAGTAGACATAAATGACGCCAGGAATATAATTGCAGCAAGAATTCCTGCTAATGAAATCTCAATACCTTTATCAAAAGACTGCATGCATCTTAATTACGCAGTAACTGCTATAGACAGATATGGCAATGAGAGCGAACAGACTAATTCGGAAAAAGCAATAGAACCTGAATCTAACACAATGATGAGGAATAACGGTAATATTTTATATCTTACTAATAGACAGTCTATTCTTGATGCAGAGTTCATAATAATACAATCACTTATTGGTAACATTATAACAACAATGCCATATAATAGTGACTCCATAAATATAAGCAAAATACCTGAAGGTATCTATATTGTTAAATCATTAAACAGGAAAGGATACACTCACCGTTTAGGAACATTCATAATTAAAAGATAG
- a CDS encoding carbon starvation CstA family protein produces MISFTLSLLALIVGYMFYGRFVEHVFSPDDRKTPAIANADGVDYVVLPGWKIFMIQFLNIAGTGPIFGAIMGMWFGPSAYLWIVLGCIFAGATHDYLSGMLSMRNNGIGLPGLVGKYLGKTTKKIMLVFSILLLVMVGVVFVYSPAIIMESIWGSRIMWIIIIFIYYILATMLPIDKIIGKIYPLFAFSLLFMALALMIGLYIKIPKIPELWDGLGNMGAVKFGMTNKIFPALFITIACGAISGFHATQSPLMARCMKSESQGRPIFYGSMITEGVVALIWATISSYFFFYGGWKEVVSPDVMQQFIVQSHSAAPKTLIQFFDAPTVVKDVCHGWLGLFGGILALLGVVAAPITSGDTAFRSARLIIAEFLHLDQQSIRRRLYICVPMFSIAVLLLVWQIANPDGFNVIWQYFGWANQTLSVFTLWTLTIYLVQEKKPFLITLIPALFMTVVCGSFLFLSKQALGLDEKIGYSAAGLILVVSLVWFFSWYIKNRSKYSINKLN; encoded by the coding sequence ATGATATCTTTCACGTTGAGTCTTTTGGCTTTGATAGTCGGCTATATGTTTTATGGTCGTTTTGTTGAGCACGTGTTCTCTCCTGATGATCGTAAAACTCCAGCTATAGCAAATGCCGATGGGGTGGATTATGTAGTTCTTCCCGGGTGGAAGATTTTTATGATACAATTTCTGAATATAGCAGGAACGGGACCAATATTCGGCGCTATAATGGGAATGTGGTTTGGACCTTCTGCTTATTTGTGGATAGTTTTGGGATGTATATTCGCCGGCGCAACACACGATTACCTTAGTGGCATGCTTTCTATGCGTAATAATGGCATAGGTCTGCCGGGATTGGTCGGAAAATATCTAGGCAAAACTACAAAGAAGATCATGTTGGTATTCTCTATACTTCTTTTGGTAATGGTAGGAGTAGTGTTTGTATATAGTCCTGCTATAATAATGGAGAGTATATGGGGTTCAAGGATTATGTGGATAATAATAATCTTTATCTATTATATACTTGCCACAATGTTACCAATAGATAAAATTATAGGTAAAATATATCCGCTATTTGCTTTTTCTCTTTTGTTTATGGCTTTAGCCTTAATGATAGGGTTATATATTAAAATTCCAAAAATACCGGAGCTATGGGATGGATTAGGTAATATGGGTGCTGTAAAGTTTGGCATGACCAATAAGATATTCCCGGCTTTGTTTATTACGATAGCTTGTGGTGCAATAAGTGGATTTCATGCTACCCAGAGTCCTCTGATGGCTCGTTGTATGAAAAGCGAGAGTCAGGGCCGACCTATCTTTTATGGTTCTATGATAACAGAAGGGGTCGTAGCTTTGATTTGGGCCACAATATCTTCTTATTTCTTTTTTTATGGTGGATGGAAAGAGGTCGTTTCTCCAGATGTAATGCAGCAGTTCATAGTACAATCACATAGTGCAGCTCCTAAGACACTGATACAATTCTTTGATGCCCCTACAGTTGTTAAAGATGTATGTCATGGATGGTTAGGGCTCTTTGGTGGTATCTTGGCACTGCTTGGCGTTGTGGCAGCTCCTATAACCAGTGGAGATACTGCATTTAGGAGTGCACGCTTGATTATTGCCGAATTCCTTCATCTGGATCAGCAGAGTATCCGCCGCCGTTTGTATATATGCGTTCCAATGTTCTCTATTGCTGTATTGTTACTTGTCTGGCAGATAGCAAATCCAGACGGCTTTAATGTTATATGGCAATACTTTGGATGGGCAAATCAGACATTGTCTGTCTTTACATTATGGACATTGACAATATATCTTGTACAAGAAAAGAAACCATTCTTAATAACGTTGATACCCGCATTGTTTATGACTGTAGTTTGCGGCTCATTCTTGTTCTTATCAAAACAAGCATTGGGCTTAGATGAAAAAATCGGTTATAGTGCAGCTGGGTTGATTTTAGTTGTTTCTTTGGTATGGTTCTTCTCATGGTATATAAAGAATAGATCAAAATACAGTATTAACAAATTAAATTGA
- a CDS encoding tRNA1(Val) (adenine(37)-N6)-methyltransferase produces MKVGTDSVTLGAWVKYESPKEILDIGTGTGIIALMMAQQYPSSHITAIEIDPLATEQAIENVKGTAWNNRIDILNISFQDFASNIDKKFDIIVTNPPYFIDSLKNPDTRKKIARHTDSLTYHELINNSSKLLSEKGELFMIIPATSLSIIEEEALYAGLNKSKLCSLQASSGKQVKRSLVSFNKNRKEQVIESNLCIDSEEYKNLTNDFYIK; encoded by the coding sequence ATGAAAGTTGGAACAGATAGTGTTACGCTTGGGGCATGGGTAAAATACGAATCGCCGAAAGAAATATTAGACATTGGCACCGGAACAGGAATAATAGCTTTAATGATGGCCCAACAATATCCGTCTTCTCATATCACAGCAATAGAAATAGATCCTCTGGCTACAGAGCAAGCTATTGAAAATGTAAAAGGAACTGCATGGAACAACAGAATTGACATATTAAATATTTCTTTCCAGGACTTCGCCAGTAACATTGATAAAAAATTTGACATTATAGTAACTAACCCTCCGTATTTCATTGATTCTTTAAAAAATCCGGACACCCGCAAAAAGATAGCCAGACATACTGATTCATTAACATACCACGAATTAATTAATAACAGCAGTAAGTTGCTTTCTGAAAAAGGAGAATTATTTATGATAATACCCGCTACGAGTCTATCTATTATTGAAGAAGAAGCTCTATATGCAGGATTGAATAAGAGCAAATTATGCTCATTACAGGCATCATCAGGAAAGCAAGTAAAGCGATCTCTTGTATCCTTCAATAAAAACAGGAAAGAACAAGTTATAGAATCCAACTTATGTATAGACTCGGAAGAATACAAAAATCTTACGAATGATTTTTACATTAAATAA
- a CDS encoding M23 family metallopeptidase, producing the protein MLGLICSLLLNVNILSYAPPVNYQISLAGNFGEPRPNHFHGGIDVKTDGVEGKKVMTIADGFVSRVTIGLLGFGNAVYVQHPDGHTSVYCHLKSFSPRISALVKRWQYKHQCYIADVRLSPSDCPVAQGDFIAISGNTGASEAPHLHLEMHNTKTWEMVDPLDFLKPYVKDGLKPLAHGFMAYPKSGEGIFCNGTGKSSYGFPSPNLTRKFTAWGKVGFGIWANDYMEITYNRYGIRHTKLSVDGRVVFESDVSGIPVQDNLMVNSWGDYEHYCRYGVWYMKSFVEPGNRLPVLHADHNHGYIDFNQERDYHIVYTLTDFAGNSRDYTFTVTGKRMGIPKKKVFNPRWMMHWNQTNSMDMPGMQLVIPYGMIADDVELQPSIIKQPGSLSNKYKFYSVSNPMLGWGEISICLNKKVKDTSKLYIESNNGVDHFMGGSFKSGWVTSKIRELGANYQIVEDVTPPTVNPVGQGSWNTSHKLVIGLTDSGSGIKSYKAYIDGQFVLFAMVPKSPWVECKLKETPIAMTGKMHNFKFIAVDNRNNIRTFSAQVRY; encoded by the coding sequence ATGTTAGGATTAATTTGTAGTTTATTACTTAATGTAAATATTTTAAGTTATGCTCCGCCTGTTAATTATCAGATATCGCTTGCAGGAAATTTTGGCGAACCTCGTCCTAATCATTTTCATGGAGGCATAGATGTAAAAACAGACGGAGTAGAAGGTAAAAAGGTAATGACCATTGCGGATGGTTTTGTCAGTAGAGTTACTATCGGGCTACTTGGTTTCGGTAATGCTGTATATGTTCAACATCCTGATGGACATACTAGTGTATACTGTCATCTTAAGTCTTTCTCTCCGCGTATTTCTGCTTTGGTAAAGCGTTGGCAATATAAGCATCAGTGCTATATTGCCGATGTTCGACTTTCGCCATCTGATTGCCCTGTTGCTCAGGGTGATTTTATTGCGATAAGTGGCAATACCGGTGCGAGTGAGGCACCACACTTGCATTTAGAAATGCATAATACCAAAACTTGGGAGATGGTTGATCCTCTTGATTTCTTGAAACCTTATGTTAAAGATGGACTTAAACCACTCGCTCATGGATTTATGGCTTATCCCAAATCCGGCGAGGGTATCTTTTGTAATGGAACAGGAAAGTCATCGTATGGATTCCCTTCGCCTAATTTAACGAGAAAGTTTACCGCTTGGGGTAAGGTCGGTTTCGGTATATGGGCTAATGATTATATGGAGATAACATATAACAGATATGGAATAAGACACACCAAACTGTCTGTTGATGGTCGTGTAGTGTTTGAGAGTGATGTAAGTGGTATTCCTGTTCAGGATAATCTTATGGTAAATTCATGGGGAGACTATGAACATTATTGTCGTTATGGTGTCTGGTATATGAAGTCTTTTGTAGAACCGGGAAACAGACTGCCTGTTTTGCATGCAGATCATAATCATGGCTATATTGATTTCAACCAAGAGAGAGATTATCATATCGTATATACTCTTACAGATTTTGCAGGAAATTCTCGCGATTATACATTTACTGTTACAGGCAAGCGTATGGGAATTCCTAAGAAGAAAGTCTTCAATCCTCGGTGGATGATGCATTGGAACCAGACAAACAGTATGGATATGCCGGGGATGCAACTTGTTATACCATATGGAATGATTGCTGATGATGTGGAATTGCAACCTTCTATAATTAAACAACCGGGTTCTCTTTCAAATAAGTACAAGTTTTATAGTGTCTCAAATCCAATGTTGGGATGGGGCGAAATCAGTATTTGCCTTAACAAAAAAGTTAAGGATACATCTAAGTTGTACATAGAGAGCAATAATGGTGTTGATCATTTTATGGGTGGCTCATTTAAAAGTGGTTGGGTTACGAGTAAAATCCGAGAACTGGGAGCAAATTACCAAATAGTAGAAGATGTTACACCACCTACGGTTAATCCGGTAGGACAGGGCAGTTGGAATACTAGTCATAAACTGGTAATTGGTCTGACAGACTCCGGTAGTGGAATTAAGAGTTATAAAGCATATATAGATGGACAGTTCGTTTTGTTTGCGATGGTACCTAAAAGTCCGTGGGTCGAATGCAAACTTAAAGAAACTCCTATAGCAATGACAGGAAAAATGCATAATTTTAAATTCATTGCAGTCGATAATAGAAATAATATACGGACATTTAGTGCACAAGTTAGATATTGA
- a CDS encoding dipeptidase, with product MNRIIMAGLLMAASTYASACTNFIVGKKASKDGSVICSYNADDYGMFQYLCHYPAAKHAAGDMRKIINWDTNQFQGQIPEAPETYNVIGNINEYQVTIGETTFGGRPEMVDTTSVIDYGSLIYLGLQRSKTAREAIKVMTGLAEKYGYCSEGETFTICDSNEAWILEMMGKGTGGKGAVWVAVRIPDDAICAHANQSRIRTFNQNDKKNVMFSKDCINFARSKGWFKGKNKDFSFCGIYANPDFEGRRFCEVRVWSFFRHFSNDMDKYLPYVEGKENNTTPMPLWIIPNKKVSVQDVENCMRDHFEGSALALDSDIGQGVWDMPYRPTPLVYKVDGKKYFNERPTSTQQTGFTYVSQMRSWLPRQIGGVLWFGNDDANMIAYTPVYCGNTVQPVCYNTPGADAVTFKDNNAYWVCNWVSNMIYPRYSQMFPSLKVVRDSLENTYFDNQKSVEDKALAMYKQNPTEAMRYLNGYSNDVAEQMLARWKNLAIYLIVKYNDMAVKPEKDGKFLRTKTGLGATVLRPGYPDNVARKLVETTGDKFAYPSK from the coding sequence ATGAATAGAATAATTATGGCAGGGCTATTAATGGCTGCAAGTACGTATGCGTCGGCATGTACTAATTTTATAGTAGGTAAGAAGGCATCAAAAGATGGTTCTGTAATATGTTCTTACAATGCAGATGATTACGGAATGTTTCAGTATTTATGTCATTATCCTGCTGCTAAACATGCTGCAGGTGATATGCGTAAAATCATAAATTGGGATACAAATCAGTTTCAAGGTCAGATTCCTGAAGCTCCTGAAACATATAATGTTATAGGTAATATTAATGAATATCAGGTAACTATAGGTGAAACTACATTTGGAGGTCGTCCTGAAATGGTAGATACCACATCTGTAATTGATTATGGCTCATTGATATATCTGGGACTGCAAAGATCCAAAACAGCACGTGAGGCAATAAAGGTGATGACCGGTCTTGCTGAGAAATATGGCTATTGTTCTGAGGGTGAGACATTCACCATCTGTGATTCTAATGAGGCTTGGATTCTGGAGATGATGGGCAAAGGTACAGGTGGCAAGGGAGCCGTATGGGTAGCTGTACGTATTCCTGATGATGCTATATGTGCTCACGCAAACCAGAGCAGAATAAGAACATTTAATCAGAATGATAAGAAAAATGTAATGTTTTCTAAAGACTGCATAAATTTTGCAAGAAGTAAGGGGTGGTTTAAAGGCAAAAATAAAGATTTTAGTTTCTGCGGTATTTATGCTAATCCGGACTTTGAAGGTCGTCGTTTCTGCGAAGTACGCGTTTGGAGTTTCTTCCGTCATTTTAGCAATGATATGGATAAGTATCTTCCATATGTAGAGGGCAAAGAAAATAATACGACACCTATGCCTCTTTGGATTATCCCTAATAAGAAGGTAAGTGTGCAGGATGTAGAAAACTGTATGAGAGATCATTTTGAAGGTTCTGCTTTAGCTCTTGACAGTGATATTGGACAAGGTGTTTGGGATATGCCATATCGTCCAACTCCTTTAGTTTATAAGGTTGACGGTAAAAAATATTTTAATGAGCGCCCTACATCAACACAGCAAACCGGATTCACATACGTGAGTCAGATGAGATCTTGGTTGCCACGCCAGATAGGTGGAGTATTATGGTTCGGTAATGATGATGCAAATATGATAGCATATACACCAGTATATTGTGGAAATACAGTACAGCCTGTATGTTATAATACTCCGGGTGCAGATGCAGTAACGTTCAAAGACAACAATGCTTATTGGGTATGCAACTGGGTAAGTAATATGATTTATCCTAGATATTCTCAGATGTTCCCATCACTTAAAGTTGTTCGTGACTCGTTAGAGAATACATACTTTGATAATCAGAAATCTGTAGAAGATAAGGCTCTTGCTATGTACAAACAGAATCCTACAGAAGCAATGAGATACCTAAATGGTTATAGTAATGATGTAGCAGAACAAATGTTAGCAAGATGGAAAAACTTGGCTATCTATCTTATAGTAAAATATAATGATATGGCTGTTAAACCGGAAAAAGACGGAAAATTCTTGCGTACTAAGACTGGTCTAGGGGCAACAGTATTGCGCCCCGGATATCCGGATAACGTAGCCCGAAAATTGGTCGAAACTACTGGAGATAAGTTCGCTTATCCTTCAAAATAG
- a CDS encoding outer membrane beta-barrel protein produces the protein MKKKLLMLVMGLMTVMVSHAQFEEGKIYAGASLSGLDLNYSGKEHTNFGAQAKLGYMCLDNLMVFGQASYQHSGNDDIADYASIGVGGRYYIIQNGLYLGAGVKLIHANHSYNDFMPEIEMGYAFFISHTATIEPSIYYDQSFKNHSDYSKIGFRIGFGLYI, from the coding sequence ATGAAAAAGAAGTTATTAATGCTGGTTATGGGGCTAATGACCGTTATGGTTTCTCATGCACAGTTTGAAGAAGGGAAAATATATGCAGGTGCTTCACTTTCAGGCTTAGACCTGAATTATAGTGGCAAAGAGCATACTAATTTTGGCGCTCAGGCCAAATTGGGATATATGTGCCTTGACAATCTAATGGTTTTTGGACAAGCGTCTTATCAACATTCCGGTAATGATGATATTGCTGATTACGCATCTATAGGAGTTGGCGGTCGCTATTATATCATACAGAATGGACTTTATCTTGGTGCCGGTGTTAAGCTGATACATGCTAATCATAGCTATAATGACTTTATGCCTGAGATAGAAATGGGCTATGCCTTTTTCATCAGTCATACAGCTACCATAGAACCTTCAATTTATTATGATCAGAGTTTTAAGAACCATTCAGATTATTCAAAGATAGGTTTTCGTATAGGATTTGGACTATATATATAA